The sequence TACCGGTTCGCCCAGGTGGCCATCGACAAGCCGGCCGTGGAGTGGGCCAGCAACTGCGGCAACTGCGCCACAGCGCTGGGCCTGTACGCGCTCCACGCCGGACTGGTCGCTCCCACCGGGGAAGTCACCCGGGTCCCCATCCTGAACACCGTGACCGGGCTTCGCCTCGTTTGCGAAATCCCCACACCCGAGGCGCAGGTGCCGGCCTACGGCGGGCGGCGCCTCGACGGCCAGCACTACCCCGGCGTCCCCATCGACGTCATCTTCCAGAAGTCCTCCTGGTCCAGCTACGGAGCACAGTTCCCCACGGGCAACGCCATCGATGACATCGAGGTCGACGGGCGCAGCTTCCAGGCAACACTGATCGACGCCGGAGCCCCGGCGGCGCTCTTCGACGCACAGGACCTGGGGCTGGACGCCACCGGCAGCGAGGAGGACTTGGAGGCACTGGTCCGGATCGCCCCTCAGCTGCGCGCAGCGGCCGCCCGTCTGATGGGCCTTCCGCAGGACCTCACATCCATTCCGAAGGTTGGCATCGTGGGACCTCCGCCCGCAGGCGCAACCGGCGTCTCGGCCCGAATGATCTCGATGACCGCACTGCACCCCGCCATCGGCCTCACCAGCGCGGTCGCCGTCGCGGCCGCCTCGGGCACACCAGGCAGCGTGGTGCAGCGCAGCGTGGTTCCGGCGGCGGAGGCCGGACTCTTTATCCACCTGCTGAAAGGCAAGACGGCGCTGGCATTGGATGCAGCCGATCCCGCCGAAGTCTCCTTTCAACGCTCGGCCCGCGTCATCAGCGAAAGCACCATCCTGGTGCCCAGTGACTGAAGAAACCCCTACCGGAAAAACCCAGCCAAGGAATCAGCCATGAAAATCAGCATTCAAAACCTGCAGCTGAAGTACGGAAGCTTCACTGCCATCGAAAACCTCAACCTCGACATTGAAGACGGCGAGGCCCTGGTCCTCCTGGGCCAGTCCGGTTGCGGCAAGACCAGCACCATGCGCTGCATCGCCGGCCTGGAAGAGCCCACCTCGGGGCGGATCATCATCGACGACGTGGTGGTGTTCGACTCCGAAAAAGGCATCAACCTGCCCCCGAACAAGCGCAACGTCGGCATGGTCTTCCAGTCCTACGCGGTATGGCCGCACATGACGGTGGCCCAGAACGTTGCCTACTCCCTCAAGCAGAAGAAGCTTTCCAAGAACGAAATCGATGAGCGGGTCATGGAGGCCCTCACGCTGGTGGGCCTGGAGCCCTACGCCGACCGCGGCGCCAGCCTGCTCAGCGGCGGCCAGATGCAGCGCGTGGCCCTGGCACGCAGCCTGGTCATGCGGCCGAGCGTGCTCATGCTCGACGAACCGCTCTCCAACCTTGACGCCCGCCTGCGTGACCGGCTCCGGGTTGAACTGCGTGAAATCCAGCTCCAGCTGGGGCTCACCTGCGTGTACGTCACCCACGACCAGCACGAAGCCTTCGCCCTGGCAGACCGCATCGCCCTGCTCCAGGGCGGCCGGATTGTGCAGATGGGAGCCCCGCAGCACATGTACGAGGCACCCGCCAGCGCGTCAATCGCCCACTTCCTCGGTGTTTCCAACATCATGGACTGCACCCCGGAGGGCACCGCCGCCGGGTCCACCACCGCACGCATCACCAACAGCGAGCTCACGGTCCAGTCGGCGCAGCAGGCCGGCGATGCCGGCACATCCCCCAAGGTGTGCATCCGGGCCGAGGACCTGCAGATCACCGCCATGCCCACCGAACACCCCAACTCATGGCCGGGGACAGTACGCGTGGCAGGGTTCCAGGGGAACGACATCCGGTACGCCGTCCAGCTGGAATCCGGGCCCGAACTGGACGCACTGGGCGGACTTCGCCGCGGCGAACAGCACAAAGTGGGAGACCGCGTGTGGGTGACCGTCAACCCCCGCGAAGTCCAGATCCTCCCGGCTGAGGTCCTCGCATGAGCCTCAAGACCACCGAGGCGGCCACCCGCGCCGACGCCCGCCTCGCACCCATGCCGGCGCCCCGGGACTACCGTGCAGCCCGGACCCTTTCGGGCCTCCGGAAGAACACGCCGGGCCTGATCGTCCTGGTCATCCTTGGTGTCCTCATCGTCCTCCCCCTTGCCCTGGTGTTGCTGGCCGCGTTCTCGGACAGTGTTCCCCGGCCGGGCAGCATCTCCCTGGGCGGCCTGACGCTGTCCAACCTGGCCCTGCTGGCCACGCCGGAAGCACTCGGGGCCCTGGTCAACTCACTCATGGTCGGCGCCGGCTCGGCGCTCATCGCCCTCCTGATCGGCGCCTTCCTGGCCTTCGTGTGTGCCCGCTCCGATGCGCCGTGGCGGAAGTTCATCTTCTTCATCGGCATGGCGCCGATGTTCATCCCCGCACTGGTGGGTGCCCTGGCCTGGTCGCTCCTGTGCTCGCCCAGCGCCGGCTACATCAACATCTTCCTCCGTGACCTGGGCATTGACGCCGCCATCAACATCTACA comes from Pseudarthrobacter sp. NIBRBAC000502770 and encodes:
- a CDS encoding PrpF domain-containing protein, with the translated sequence MTLLFREEPQAGTLPVTPVPATLVRGGTSKCWIFRDEDLPADALETDRLLIRTFGSPDLRQIDGVGGASSTTSKAITVAGTDPDGTVRYRFAQVAIDKPAVEWASNCGNCATALGLYALHAGLVAPTGEVTRVPILNTVTGLRLVCEIPTPEAQVPAYGGRRLDGQHYPGVPIDVIFQKSSWSSYGAQFPTGNAIDDIEVDGRSFQATLIDAGAPAALFDAQDLGLDATGSEEDLEALVRIAPQLRAAAARLMGLPQDLTSIPKVGIVGPPPAGATGVSARMISMTALHPAIGLTSAVAVAAASGTPGSVVQRSVVPAAEAGLFIHLLKGKTALALDAADPAEVSFQRSARVISESTILVPSD
- a CDS encoding ABC transporter ATP-binding protein, whose translation is MKISIQNLQLKYGSFTAIENLNLDIEDGEALVLLGQSGCGKTSTMRCIAGLEEPTSGRIIIDDVVVFDSEKGINLPPNKRNVGMVFQSYAVWPHMTVAQNVAYSLKQKKLSKNEIDERVMEALTLVGLEPYADRGASLLSGGQMQRVALARSLVMRPSVLMLDEPLSNLDARLRDRLRVELREIQLQLGLTCVYVTHDQHEAFALADRIALLQGGRIVQMGAPQHMYEAPASASIAHFLGVSNIMDCTPEGTAAGSTTARITNSELTVQSAQQAGDAGTSPKVCIRAEDLQITAMPTEHPNSWPGTVRVAGFQGNDIRYAVQLESGPELDALGGLRRGEQHKVGDRVWVTVNPREVQILPAEVLA